One genomic window of Columba livia isolate bColLiv1 breed racing homer chromosome 9, bColLiv1.pat.W.v2, whole genome shotgun sequence includes the following:
- the NMD3 gene encoding 60S ribosomal export protein NMD3, which yields MEYMTGPVTSTQGNILCCQCGVAIPPNPANMCVGCLRAQVDITEGIPKQSTLHFCKQCQRYLQPPGTWIQCTLESRELLALCLKKIKASLSKVRLIDAGFIWTEPHSKRLKLKLTVQKEVINGAVLQQVFVVEYLVQSQMCEDCHRIEAKDFWKAVVQVRQKTVHKKTFYYLEQLILKHRLHQNTLRIKEIHDGLDFYYSSKQQAQKMVDFLQCTVPSRSKSSQRLISHDIHSNVYNYKSTFSVEIVPICKDNVVCLSPKLAQSLGNMSQICVCIRVTSTVHLIDPRTLQIAEIDGNTYWRHPFNSLFHPKQLEEFIIMDINRVQEKKKVAGAGARSNKHTLAEAWVRKTSELDTDHQYFCCTHLGHILNPGDLVLGFDLANCNLNDEFANKMNPHDIPDVVLIKKSYDRTKRQRRRNWKLRELERDREGADTDDERQYQDFLEDLEEDEAIRKNVNIYRNADIPVESDTDDDGAPRISLAEMLEDLHISEDATGGEGANMMTE from the exons ATGGAGTACATGACGGGGCCGGTAACCTCCACCCAGGGCAACAT cctgtgctgccagTGCGGCGTGGCCATCCCGCCCAACCCGGCCAACATGTGCGTGGGGTGCCTGCGGGCACAGGTGGACATCACCGAGGGCATCCCCAAGCAGAGCACCCTCCACTTCTGCAAGCAGTGCCAAAG GTACCTCCAGCCCCCGGGAACGTGGATTCAGTGCACCTTGGAATCGAGAGAGCTGCTCGCTTTGTGTCTTAAAAAGATCAAAGCTTCGCTGAGCAAG GTCCGGCTGATCGATGCAGGTTTTATTTGGACCGAACCACATTCGAAGAGGCTGAAGCTCAAACTGACTGTTCAGAAAGAG GTGATAAATGGAGCCGTTCTTCAGCAGGTGTTTGTGGTGGAATACCTGGTGCAGTCTCAAATGTGTGAAGACTGTCATAGGATCGAAGCGAAGGATTTCTGGAAGGCTGTAGTGCAGGTCAGACAGAAG aCCGTGCACAAGAAGACTTTCTACTACTTGGAGCAGctgattttaaaacacaggCTCCATCAAAATACACTTCGCATCAAAGAAATCCACG acGGCCTAGATTTCTATTATTCTTCAAAGCAACAGGCCCAGAAGATGGTTGACTTTCTTCAGTGTACAGTTCCATCTAG aTCAAAATCATCCCAACGTTTGATCTCGCACGATATTCATAGTAATGTCTACAATTACAAAAGCACTTTCTCGGTGGAAATCGTTCCCATCTGCAAG GACAATGTTGTGTGTCTGTCGCCAAAACTGGCGCAGAGTCTTGGGAACATGAGCCAGATCTGCGTGTGCATTCGAGTGACGAGCACCGTCCACCTCATCGACCCCAGGACTCTGCAGA TTGCTGAAATTGATGGCAATACCTACTGGCGCCACCCTTTCAATAGCTTGTTCCACCCAAAACAGCTGGAGGAGTTTATCATTATGGATATCAATAGggttcaagaaaagaaaaaggttgcAGGTGCAGGGGCGAGATCCAACAAG CACACGCTGGCTGAAGCCTGGGTGCGGAAAACCTCGGAGCTGGACACGGATCATCagtatttctgctgcactcactTGGGACACATCCTGAATCCTGGCGACCTTGTCTTGGG attTGACTTGGCGAACTGCAACTTAAATGACGAGTTTGCCAATAAGATGAACCCACACGACATTCCTGATGTG GTATTAATAAAGAAGAGCTACGACCGCACCAAACGCCAGCGGCGCAGAAACTggaagctgagagagctggaaaggGACAGAGAAGGCGCAGACACGGACGATGAAAG ACAATACCAAGACTTCCTTGAAGATCTGGAGGAGGACGAAGCCATAAGGAAGAACGTCAACATTTACAGAA ATGCAGATATTCCAGTGGAGAGCGACACGGATGATGACGGCGCTCCGCGCATCAGCCTggctgagatgctggaggaTCTTCATATTTCTGAGGATGCCACTGGTGGGGAGGGAGCAAATATGATGACAGAATAA